One Sphingobacteruim zhuxiongii DNA window includes the following coding sequences:
- a CDS encoding LLM class flavin-dependent oxidoreductase, with the protein MEQIKYSLLELANVAKNKTVAQAIERAKLGAQCIDNLGYTRIWLAEHHNMEFVASSATSVLIGHIASHTKNIRVGSGGVMLPNHSPLVIAEQFGTLESIYPGRIDLGLGRAPGTDQGTAMALRRNNINTQFYFRDDVLALQQYFSEENAMSKVRAFPGEGCDVPIWILGSSTDSAYLAAELGLPYAFAAHFAPAMLQQAALIYRTHFKPSVDLQEPYFMVCANVVAADTQEAAELLANSLFNMFAGIITNRRLPLSAPTEKPIYAGIAEIEQAVSSMTSCTFIGTQEKIAKDIKLFAAELHAKEFMVTNNIFDDEKRLRAFKIIADAFSSINQ; encoded by the coding sequence ATGGAGCAGATAAAATATTCTCTTTTAGAATTAGCCAACGTTGCTAAAAACAAAACCGTTGCACAAGCAATAGAACGCGCAAAATTAGGTGCCCAATGCATTGACAACCTTGGTTATACGCGGATCTGGTTGGCGGAGCATCATAATATGGAATTTGTAGCAAGTTCCGCGACTTCTGTCCTCATCGGCCATATTGCAAGCCATACCAAGAATATACGGGTAGGCTCCGGCGGAGTAATGCTCCCTAACCACTCCCCATTAGTCATTGCCGAACAATTTGGAACCTTAGAAAGCATCTATCCTGGTCGCATAGATCTTGGTTTAGGGCGTGCTCCTGGTACAGATCAAGGTACAGCGATGGCACTACGACGAAATAATATAAACACTCAATTTTACTTTCGTGACGACGTGCTCGCCTTACAACAATATTTTAGTGAAGAAAATGCAATGTCTAAAGTGCGTGCGTTTCCTGGCGAAGGCTGCGATGTACCCATTTGGATTTTAGGATCAAGCACAGATAGCGCTTACTTAGCTGCTGAACTAGGCCTCCCCTATGCATTCGCTGCCCATTTCGCCCCGGCAATGTTGCAACAAGCGGCATTAATCTACAGAACCCACTTCAAGCCTTCTGTAGATTTACAAGAACCTTATTTTATGGTTTGTGCGAATGTCGTTGCGGCTGATACGCAAGAAGCAGCAGAACTCCTGGCAAATAGCTTATTTAATATGTTCGCAGGGATCATTACCAATAGACGACTGCCATTGTCAGCACCTACAGAAAAGCCAATTTATGCGGGAATAGCAGAAATTGAACAAGCCGTGTCAAGTATGACATCTTGTACATTTATTGGAACGCAAGAGAAAATAGCAAAGGATATTAAACTATTTGCAGCAGAATTGCACGCAAAAGAATTTATGGTAACCAATAATATTTTCGATGATGAAAAACGACTACGTGCTTTCAAAATCATTGCTGATGCTTTCTCGAGCATAAATCAATAA
- a CDS encoding class I SAM-dependent methyltransferase, with protein sequence MNRNLLTEEVQQFIKANREKSPTEIALKKSPFPSVSSAELAAQIDGWQRSVRKLPTWAFSDSIYYPDKLNLEQCSSEHTALIKQTLIDNGTRVIDLTGGFSVDSCYLAQEAAEVIHCELNAKLSEIVAYNAKILRVNNLHCVVTDGIKYLQESEDNAFDYIYVDPSRRVNQGKVFLLEDCEPNIVANQQLFFKKASVIISKLAPLLDISTALSSLSHVKYVYVVSLDNDCKELLFIQERDFIGEPIIKAIRLFHDQLQDFEFTYSEERGTISRFSLPQKYLYDPDVAISKAGAFKIVGKYFGLGKLHQHAHLYTADKFNPDFPGRIFEVMEVIPYGLFKKNNPYPQANVATRNFPDKVELIRKKHKIKDGGQVYLFFTSDLDNNYIAIACRRLR encoded by the coding sequence ATGAATAGAAATCTACTAACAGAAGAAGTTCAACAATTTATTAAAGCAAATCGGGAAAAATCGCCCACAGAAATTGCTTTAAAGAAAAGTCCATTTCCTTCTGTTTCCTCAGCGGAGCTTGCCGCACAAATTGATGGATGGCAGCGAAGCGTACGTAAGTTACCCACGTGGGCATTTAGTGACAGCATTTACTATCCTGACAAACTAAACCTGGAGCAGTGCTCTTCGGAACATACCGCATTAATCAAACAAACGTTAATTGATAATGGTACACGGGTTATTGACTTGACCGGAGGCTTTAGTGTCGACAGTTGTTATTTAGCACAAGAAGCCGCTGAAGTTATTCATTGTGAACTCAACGCCAAACTATCAGAGATCGTCGCTTACAATGCTAAAATACTTCGTGTAAACAATTTACATTGTGTAGTAACCGATGGTATCAAATATCTGCAGGAAAGCGAAGACAACGCCTTTGATTACATCTACGTTGACCCTTCTCGACGCGTAAATCAAGGAAAAGTCTTTCTACTCGAAGATTGCGAACCTAATATAGTCGCAAATCAGCAATTGTTTTTCAAAAAGGCAAGTGTTATCATTTCTAAACTTGCGCCACTACTGGATATTTCGACTGCGCTCTCCAGTTTATCTCATGTGAAATATGTTTATGTAGTTAGCTTGGATAACGACTGCAAAGAGCTTCTTTTTATACAAGAACGGGATTTCATTGGTGAGCCAATAATTAAAGCAATTCGCCTTTTTCATGATCAGCTCCAAGATTTTGAATTTACATATTCGGAAGAAAGAGGTACTATCAGTCGATTTTCTCTTCCACAGAAATACCTTTATGACCCAGATGTCGCGATCAGCAAAGCTGGAGCGTTCAAAATTGTAGGCAAGTATTTTGGACTAGGAAAACTTCATCAACACGCCCACCTTTATACTGCGGATAAGTTTAATCCAGATTTCCCTGGACGTATCTTTGAAGTCATGGAAGTGATACCCTACGGCTTATTCAAAAAAAACAACCCTTATCCACAGGCGAATGTTGCCACTCGCAATTTCCCCGATAAGGTTGAACTCATTCGTAAAAAACACAAAATTAAAGATGGTGGACAAGTCTATTTATTCTTCACCAGTGACTTAGACAACAATTATATAGCAATTGCTTGTCGCCGTTTACGATAA
- a CDS encoding aspartate kinase: MQVFKFGGASVKSSENIKNVVSIIEKYKNSELLVVVSAIGKTTDKLAKITDSYVKKTSDAFALLEDLKNEHFQVLNELFEDKSNPIFDDIANTFVEIEWILEEEPQDDYDYLFDQIVSIGELLSTKIIAGYGQYRSLPIKWVDARDYILTDNTHREANVDWVKTEEKIRKELPSVLDEHIIVTQGYIGSTSENFTTTLGREGSDYSAAIFAASLNAENITIWKDVPGVLNADPKWFDQTELIPELSYTDAIELTYYGATVIHPKTIKPLQNKKITLNVRSFLNPDAPGTQIKTTNQTLPVPSFIFKVNQVFINIQPRDFSFIVEDNLSSIFNAFHKNRIKINMMHNSAISFSVSVDDTGENVWTLLEQLEKRYKVSVATGLELITIRYYNQETIDRVLVNKEIIRELKDSYTCQMLVKNKDE, from the coding sequence ATGCAAGTTTTTAAATTTGGAGGTGCCTCTGTTAAGAGTTCAGAAAACATCAAAAATGTAGTTTCTATTATAGAAAAATACAAAAATTCCGAACTATTGGTTGTTGTCTCGGCTATTGGAAAAACTACGGATAAGTTAGCCAAGATTACCGATAGCTATGTAAAGAAGACTTCAGATGCATTTGCCTTATTGGAAGACTTAAAAAACGAGCATTTCCAAGTATTAAATGAGTTATTTGAGGATAAATCTAATCCTATCTTTGATGATATCGCTAATACCTTTGTCGAAATTGAATGGATTCTAGAGGAGGAGCCGCAGGATGATTATGATTATTTATTTGATCAAATCGTCTCGATTGGCGAACTTTTATCAACTAAGATTATTGCTGGATACGGACAATACCGTAGTTTACCAATCAAATGGGTAGATGCTCGTGATTATATTCTTACGGATAACACGCACCGAGAGGCAAATGTCGATTGGGTAAAAACGGAAGAAAAGATCCGTAAAGAATTGCCATCTGTTTTGGATGAGCATATTATCGTCACTCAAGGATATATAGGATCAACGTCAGAGAACTTCACGACAACATTAGGTCGCGAAGGTTCAGATTACTCTGCGGCAATATTTGCTGCAAGCCTAAATGCCGAAAATATTACCATCTGGAAGGATGTACCAGGCGTGCTTAATGCGGACCCTAAATGGTTCGATCAAACAGAACTTATTCCTGAACTTTCTTATACTGACGCTATCGAACTGACTTATTATGGAGCAACGGTAATCCACCCAAAAACGATTAAACCGCTTCAAAATAAGAAGATTACGCTCAATGTACGTTCTTTCTTAAATCCGGATGCTCCAGGAACTCAAATTAAGACAACAAATCAGACATTACCTGTCCCTTCATTTATATTTAAAGTAAATCAGGTTTTTATCAATATTCAACCGCGCGATTTTTCTTTCATTGTCGAGGATAATTTGAGTTCTATATTTAACGCATTTCATAAAAATCGTATAAAAATCAATATGATGCACAACTCTGCTATTAGCTTCAGTGTGAGTGTGGATGATACTGGCGAAAATGTATGGACCCTCCTAGAGCAACTAGAGAAACGCTATAAAGTATCTGTTGCAACAGGCCTTGAATTAATCACCATCCGATACTACAATCAAGAAACTATTGATCGAGTATTGGTAAATAAGGAAATTATTCGCGAACTTAAGGATAGTTATACCTGCCAGATGTTGGTGAAAAACAAAGATGAATAG
- a CDS encoding DUF3298 and DUF4163 domain-containing protein yields the protein MFQLILKNTKHTALVLGILGFSFVACQSNQAENTKISKKGVTTAVRTDTVSYKKQEIKKISQYFSENNGEIDTTYIQVSYPDFADSSMNSLINQTILLDGEQSIDQYTDNFIEGYGNFIEENEVNYNLPWSKITDVEVLMYTPQLITLKNMTYEYSGGAHGNTFELLNVYDLENYQKLALNTFISENKMKEFTKIAEKFFRKEEGLSDTASLEKSYFFENGKFALAANYGINKEGVFFHYNQYEIKPYAAGTTTVIIPFDAVQDVMTETGKNYIKQVKEYYHSTH from the coding sequence ATGTTTCAATTGATTTTAAAAAACACTAAACACACGGCGCTAGTTCTTGGCATCCTAGGTTTCAGCTTCGTTGCTTGCCAAAGTAATCAAGCTGAGAACACAAAAATAAGTAAGAAGGGCGTCACAACAGCTGTCCGTACAGATACGGTATCCTATAAAAAGCAGGAAATAAAGAAAATAAGCCAATATTTCTCTGAAAATAATGGTGAAATTGACACTACCTATATTCAAGTTTCTTATCCAGATTTTGCGGATAGTAGCATGAATAGTTTAATCAACCAAACGATCTTGCTAGATGGGGAACAATCCATAGACCAGTATACAGACAACTTTATTGAAGGATATGGGAATTTTATCGAAGAAAATGAGGTAAACTACAATCTTCCTTGGTCTAAAATTACTGATGTTGAAGTTTTGATGTATACGCCACAGTTAATTACGTTAAAAAACATGACTTATGAGTATTCAGGCGGGGCGCACGGCAATACTTTTGAGCTTCTTAATGTATATGATCTAGAAAATTATCAAAAACTGGCATTAAATACCTTTATTTCCGAGAATAAGATGAAAGAATTTACTAAAATTGCAGAGAAGTTCTTTCGCAAAGAAGAAGGACTATCTGATACTGCAAGTTTAGAGAAGTCTTATTTTTTCGAAAATGGGAAATTCGCACTAGCTGCCAATTACGGCATCAATAAAGAAGGTGTCTTTTTTCATTACAATCAGTACGAGATAAAACCGTATGCGGCAGGGACTACAACGGTAATTATACCTTTCGATGCCGTGCAAGACGTCATGACGGAAACTGGGAAGAATTACATTAAACAAGTAAAAGAGTATTATCATTCAACACATTAG
- a CDS encoding GNAT family N-acetyltransferase: MELEIRKAERTDCPHLLELIKELALYERAPEQVTVSMEEFEESGFGEHPVWGAFVGIYQGKIVGMSLYYIRYSTWKGRRLYLEDLIVTEEVRGKGFGKILLDHTIAFAKAEGYSGMMWQVLDWNEPAINFYKKYDTTLDGEWINVSIDFKKH; the protein is encoded by the coding sequence ATGGAATTAGAAATTCGCAAAGCCGAGCGAACGGACTGTCCGCACTTATTGGAGTTAATTAAGGAGCTTGCTTTATATGAGCGGGCACCTGAACAGGTAACTGTTAGCATGGAGGAGTTTGAAGAATCAGGTTTTGGTGAACATCCCGTATGGGGAGCTTTCGTTGGAATATATCAAGGAAAGATTGTTGGCATGTCGCTCTATTATATCCGATACTCTACGTGGAAGGGTCGTCGATTATACCTTGAAGACCTAATTGTAACGGAGGAGGTACGAGGAAAAGGCTTCGGAAAAATACTATTAGACCATACCATTGCGTTTGCTAAAGCAGAAGGCTACAGCGGAATGATGTGGCAGGTTTTGGACTGGAACGAACCAGCAATAAACTTTTACAAAAAATACGACACAACTTTAGATGGGGAATGGATAAATGTTTCAATTGATTTTAAAAAACACTAA
- a CDS encoding YggS family pyridoxal phosphate-dependent enzyme yields the protein MSITSNINELHKELDPIGVQLIAISKTKPNEDILEAYNAGQRAFGENQVQELVAKYEELPKDIEWHLVGHLQTNKVKYIAPFVHLIHSVDSLKVLEEINKHALKNNRIIDCLLQVFIADEDTKFGLDHAELIELFRDEAFSTLKNIRIRGLMGIASNTENERIVKEEFYELKMLFDGIKATYFRKEDSFDTLSMGMSSDYTLAIEQGSNMVRLGSTIFGKRVIKHYKNN from the coding sequence ATGAGCATTACATCCAACATCAACGAGCTACATAAGGAATTAGATCCCATCGGCGTTCAATTAATTGCTATCTCTAAAACAAAACCTAACGAGGATATTCTTGAGGCCTATAATGCCGGTCAGCGTGCTTTCGGTGAAAACCAAGTTCAAGAACTGGTCGCAAAATATGAAGAGCTACCAAAAGATATTGAATGGCATTTAGTAGGGCATTTACAAACCAATAAAGTAAAATACATTGCCCCCTTTGTGCACTTAATCCACTCGGTAGACTCGCTAAAAGTCCTGGAAGAAATCAATAAACATGCGTTGAAAAACAACCGAATAATCGACTGCTTGTTACAGGTGTTTATCGCAGACGAGGACACCAAATTTGGATTAGATCATGCCGAATTGATTGAATTATTTCGCGACGAAGCATTCAGTACTTTAAAAAATATCCGAATTCGCGGATTGATGGGGATTGCAAGTAATACTGAAAATGAACGTATTGTCAAGGAAGAATTCTATGAGCTCAAAATGCTTTTCGATGGTATTAAAGCAACCTACTTCCGAAAAGAAGATAGTTTCGACACGCTATCCATGGGAATGTCTTCAGACTACACACTTGCCATTGAGCAAGGGAGTAATATGGTACGCTTAGGCAGTACGATATTTGGCAAGCGTGTTATCAAACATTACAAAAACAATTAA
- a CDS encoding DUF4296 domain-containing protein, with protein MQRLIFGFILLFFITSSCKKGLPQGILKEDTMAELLGEVHVLDGYLTTIPIDSAKKLRDPLYNELFTKYGLDSVSFTKNVDYYYGNPDLSVATYDKVIKDLQEKESAFVKEDSIRNAIFSDSVRMVNFQNMRWQSSFNSLMNAKADTLPYGIAEATRRSLTSTGLDVIWRNNIYEKPTVSAATVNPPQTGSTQAAPNVSSPQAKPEELKVEEEAPQAQPQEVKPVDNGRPTDIRRPLQAPDGSQLKEVKPRKPLPTIQ; from the coding sequence ATGCAACGATTAATATTTGGTTTCATCCTGTTGTTTTTTATTACTTCTTCTTGTAAGAAGGGACTGCCTCAAGGAATTTTGAAAGAAGATACCATGGCTGAGCTTCTTGGGGAAGTCCATGTGTTAGATGGATATCTGACCACAATCCCTATCGATAGTGCAAAAAAACTTCGTGACCCACTTTATAATGAGTTGTTTACAAAATACGGGTTGGACTCTGTATCCTTTACAAAGAATGTAGATTATTACTATGGTAATCCAGACTTATCAGTTGCAACATATGACAAAGTCATCAAAGATTTGCAGGAAAAGGAGAGTGCTTTTGTTAAAGAAGACTCCATCCGCAATGCAATATTTTCGGATAGTGTACGCATGGTTAATTTTCAAAATATGAGATGGCAATCAAGCTTTAATTCATTGATGAATGCGAAAGCTGATACGTTACCTTATGGGATTGCTGAGGCCACTCGACGGAGCTTAACATCGACCGGATTGGATGTCATCTGGCGAAATAATATTTATGAAAAACCAACTGTGAGTGCTGCTACAGTGAACCCGCCGCAAACGGGTAGTACGCAAGCAGCACCAAATGTTAGCAGCCCACAGGCAAAACCTGAAGAGCTTAAAGTAGAAGAGGAGGCTCCTCAAGCGCAGCCTCAGGAAGTTAAGCCAGTGGATAATGGAAGGCCTACAGATATTAGGCGTCCATTGCAAGCGCCTGACGGGTCGCAGTTGAAAGAGGTAAAGCCTAGAAAGCCTTTGCCGACAATACAATAA
- a CDS encoding endonuclease MutS2, whose amino-acid sequence MIYPQNAVDKLGYTDIKALIKDKCLSEAAKQMVDKIQPQIKLELIDRYLRQANEFKNLLVNDAALPVDHIYPIKAIIEKAKVEGAFLFEDEFYRILLSLRTVYAIIRYFNEREQQYPNLELLFEHLPIEKSIVRSIEQVIDERGKMKDNASRMLLEITQQITKSEQEARKRIDSIYKQAQQNGWTADGSLTIRDGRLCIPILAENKRKVKGLIHDESATGQTAYIEPEEVFHLNNKVRDLEFERRREVIRILTELTTTIRSHVPLLLAYHGLLTKLDFVRAKALFALDVDAEMPELSKEAEIRLVNAKHPLLSLSARQEGHQAVVPLNLKIDAVDRVLLVSGPNAGGKSVCMKTVGLLQLMFQSGLLIPCDPTSKLGLFKQFFADIGDDQSIDSDLSTYSAHLSKMKHFTQFANARTLVLIDEFGTGTDPQFGGPIAEAVLEVLNKKEIRGVITTHYSNLKVFASNTHGIENASMLFDNEQMRPLYILQTGKPGSSYAFEIAQNIGLPKEVLHLAKQKIGVQQKKVDTLLVDLEREKKEIYDTKTAISLREKELLNQQSEVQELQSYLDENRHSLLKEAKEEARQIIKNANKLVENTISEIKQVKAEKDKTKDLRVGLQKAADSLKDKPKEQAKVVQEVLSDEPVEIGDWVRIVETGNEAQVIEIAKNNLILALGDLRTVVKKNKVEKLRGKEKAKAVKKSRPISAESVADFHPEVDVRGMRTDDALQKIEMVLDRAVMIGYPSLKIIHGKGDGILRRFIRDYLRKYNHVSRFEDEHADRGGDGITYAYIA is encoded by the coding sequence ATGATTTACCCTCAAAACGCAGTAGATAAATTAGGATATACCGACATTAAGGCACTCATTAAGGATAAATGCCTGAGTGAGGCTGCAAAGCAAATGGTCGATAAAATACAGCCTCAGATTAAATTGGAGCTGATTGATCGATATTTGCGTCAAGCGAATGAGTTTAAAAACTTATTAGTGAATGATGCAGCTTTGCCTGTTGATCATATCTACCCTATAAAAGCAATTATAGAAAAGGCAAAAGTTGAAGGTGCTTTTCTATTTGAAGATGAGTTTTATCGAATTCTACTTTCTTTACGCACCGTTTATGCGATTATTCGGTACTTCAACGAGCGCGAACAGCAATATCCCAATCTAGAACTATTATTCGAGCACTTGCCAATTGAAAAAAGCATTGTTCGTAGTATTGAGCAGGTAATTGATGAGCGCGGCAAAATGAAAGACAACGCTTCTCGTATGTTGTTGGAGATTACGCAACAAATTACGAAGAGTGAACAAGAAGCAAGAAAACGAATTGACAGTATTTATAAGCAAGCCCAACAAAACGGTTGGACGGCTGATGGAAGCTTAACGATTCGAGATGGAAGGCTTTGTATTCCTATTCTCGCAGAAAATAAACGTAAGGTTAAAGGGCTAATTCATGATGAATCGGCTACTGGACAGACAGCATACATTGAACCGGAAGAAGTATTTCATTTAAACAATAAGGTTCGAGACCTTGAATTTGAGAGAAGGAGAGAGGTAATTCGAATTTTGACAGAATTAACGACTACTATTCGATCGCATGTACCTTTATTGCTGGCCTATCATGGATTGTTAACAAAGCTTGATTTCGTGCGTGCCAAAGCATTATTCGCCTTAGATGTTGATGCTGAAATGCCTGAGCTTTCCAAAGAAGCTGAAATTCGTTTAGTGAATGCGAAGCATCCTTTGTTGAGTTTAAGTGCGCGACAAGAGGGGCATCAAGCGGTTGTTCCATTGAATTTGAAGATTGACGCTGTCGATCGCGTTCTCCTTGTTTCTGGTCCTAATGCAGGTGGAAAATCTGTTTGTATGAAGACCGTCGGCTTATTGCAATTGATGTTTCAATCGGGCTTATTGATTCCTTGCGATCCTACTTCCAAATTGGGCTTGTTTAAACAATTCTTCGCCGACATTGGTGATGATCAATCGATAGATTCGGATTTAAGTACTTACAGTGCGCATTTGTCGAAGATGAAGCATTTCACACAGTTCGCAAATGCTAGGACGCTCGTGCTCATTGATGAATTTGGTACAGGTACCGATCCTCAATTTGGGGGACCTATTGCAGAGGCTGTCCTTGAAGTTCTAAATAAGAAAGAAATTCGTGGAGTGATTACCACGCATTACTCAAACTTGAAAGTTTTTGCAAGTAATACGCATGGAATAGAAAATGCGTCTATGCTTTTCGATAATGAACAAATGCGTCCGCTCTATATTTTGCAGACAGGAAAGCCAGGTAGTTCATATGCTTTTGAAATTGCTCAAAATATCGGTTTGCCGAAAGAAGTATTGCATTTAGCGAAGCAGAAAATAGGTGTTCAGCAGAAGAAGGTAGACACCCTACTAGTTGATCTCGAACGCGAGAAGAAGGAAATTTATGATACTAAAACTGCGATTTCCCTGCGCGAGAAGGAGTTGCTTAATCAACAGTCTGAAGTGCAAGAGTTGCAATCTTATTTAGATGAGAATCGACATAGCTTGTTGAAAGAAGCAAAGGAAGAAGCGCGCCAGATTATTAAGAATGCCAATAAGTTGGTGGAGAATACTATTTCTGAAATAAAACAAGTCAAAGCCGAGAAGGATAAAACAAAAGATTTGCGTGTAGGTTTGCAGAAAGCGGCCGACTCCTTAAAAGATAAACCTAAAGAACAGGCGAAAGTGGTTCAAGAAGTGTTATCTGACGAGCCTGTGGAAATTGGAGATTGGGTTCGCATTGTTGAGACAGGAAATGAAGCTCAAGTCATTGAAATAGCAAAGAATAATCTGATTCTTGCCCTGGGCGATTTGAGAACTGTTGTTAAAAAGAATAAAGTCGAAAAACTTCGCGGTAAGGAGAAAGCGAAAGCAGTCAAAAAATCAAGACCAATTTCAGCGGAGAGTGTTGCTGATTTCCATCCTGAGGTTGATGTACGTGGGATGCGAACAGACGACGCTCTACAGAAAATTGAGATGGTGTTGGATCGAGCAGTGATGATTGGATACCCTTCGCTAAAAATTATTCATGGCAAAGGTGATGGTATCTTACGACGGTTTATTCGAGACTACTTGCGAAAATACAATCATGTCAGTCGATTTGAAGATGAACATGCTGATCGCGGTGGAGACGGCATTACCTATGCCTATATCGCTTAA